Within the bacterium genome, the region GACGCCCTGCCGGACCTCTCCGATACCCAGGTCATCGTCTACTCGCGCTGGGACCGCAGCCCGGACATCGTCGAGGATCAGGTCACCTACCCGATCACGGCCGGCCTGCTCGGGGCGCCGCGCGTGAAGGCGGTGCGCGGCTTCTCGGACTTCGGCTACAGCTTCGTCTACGTGATTTTCGAGGACGGCACGGACCTCTACTGGGCGAGGAGCCGCGTCCTCGAGTACCTGGCGACGGTCACGCCCCAGTTGCCGGACGGCGTGCAGGTGGAACTGGGCCCGGACGCGACGAGCGTGGGCTGGGTCTTCCAGTACGCGCTGGTCGACACGACGGGCGCCCACGACCTCGCCGAGTTGCGCAGCGTCCAGGACTGGTTCCTGCGCTACGCCCTGCGCAGCGTGCCTGGCGTGGCCGAGGTGGCCACGGTGGGCGGCCAGGTCAGGCAGTACCAGGTGACGGTGGACCCGAACGCGCTCGCCGCGCAGGGTCTGCCGCTGGCGGCCGTGCTGCAGGCGGTGCGCGAGGGCAACGAGGAGGTCGGCGGCCGGCTCGTGGAGCTGTCCGGCCGCGAGTACATGGTGCGCGGCCGCGGCTACGTGAAGAGCACCGCCGACATCGAGCAGCTCGTCCTGCGCGCGGAGGGCGGCACCCCCGTGCGCCTGAAGGACGTGGCGCGGGTCGAGCTGGGTCCCGAGATGCGCCGTGGCATCGCCGAACTCGACGGCCAGGGCGACGCCGTCGGCGGCATCGTCGTCATGCGGGCCGGCGAGAACGCGCTCGCCGTGATCGAGCGCGTGAAGACGCGGCTGGCGGAACTCGAGCCCTCCCTGCCGCCTGGCGTGAAGGTCGTCACCACCTACGATCGCTCCGAACTGATCGGCGAGGCGATCGACACCGTGCGCGACAAGCTGATCGAGGAGATCATCATCGTCTCGCTGGTGATCCTCGTCTTCCTCTGGCACTTCCCGTCCTCGATCGTGCCGATCCTGACGATCCCGGTCTCCGTCGCGCTCGCCTTCATCCCGCTCAAGCTGCTGGGCCAGAACGCGAACCTGATGTCCCTGGCCGGCATCGCGATCTCGATCGGCGTGCTGGTCGACGGCGCGATCATCGAGGTCGAAAACGCCTACAACAAGATCCACCGCTGGCTGGCGGCCGGACGGCCCGGGAGCTTCTTCCGCGTGCGCCTGGAGGCGCTGCAGGAGGTGGGGCCGGGCGTCTTCTTCTCGCTGCTCGTGATCGCGGTCGCCTTCATGCCCGTCTTTTTGCTGGTCGACCAGGAGGGCCGCCTCTTTCGGCCGCTCGCCTTCTCCAAGAACCTGGCGATGGCGATCGCCGCCTTTCTCGCGATCACGCTCGACCCGGCGCTGCGCATGCTCTTCGCGCGCATCGATCCCTTCACCTTTCGCCCGCGCTGGCTGGCCTGGCTCGCGACGCAGCTCCTCGTCGGCAAGTACGAGGCCGAGGAGCGCCACCCGGTGAGCCGGCTCCTGCAGCGGATCTACGAGGGACCCTGCCGCTTCACCGTCCGCCACGCCAAGGCGACGATCGCCGTCGCCCTGCTCCTCGTGGCGAGCACCGTGCCCGTCTACCTGAAGCTCGGCCACGAGTTCATGCCGCCGCTCTGGGAGGGCAGCCTGCTGTACATGCCCTCGGCCGTGCAGCCCGGCATGTCGGTGACCGAGGCGCAGAAGGCGCTGCAGGTGCAGGTCCGGCTGATCATGAGCGTGCCCGAGGTGGCGCGCGTTTTCGGCAAGGCGGGCCGCGCGGGGAGCGCCACCGATCCCGCGCCCTTCACGATGATGGAGACGACCATCCTCCTCAAGCCGGAGCGCGAGTGGCGCGAGCGTCCGCGCTGGTACTCGAGCTGGGCGCCCGAGTGGCTGGCCGCGCTGCTCAGGCCCTTCTGGCGCGACCGCATCACCCACGAGGAGCTGACGGCCGAGCTCGACGCGAAGCTGCAGCTCCCCGGCATCTCGAACGCCTGGACGATGCCGATCAAGGCGCGCCTGGACATGCTCTCGACGGGGATTCGCACGCCGGTGGGGATCAAGATCCTGGGGCCCGACCTGGCCGAGATCGAGCGCATCGCGATCGCGGTCGAGCGCGCGGTGGCCGAGCTGCCGGGCACGCGCAGCGCCTACGCCGAGCGCGTGGCCGGCGGCTTCTTCCTCGATTTCGTGCTGAAGCGCGAGGAGCTGGCGCGCTACGGGCTCAGCGTCGCCGACGCCAACGAGCTCGTGATGACCGCCGTCGGCGGCGAGAACCAGAGCAGCACGGTCGAGGGCCGCGCGCGCTACGGCATCAACGTCCGCTATGCCCGCGCCTACCGCGAGGACCTCAGCGCGCTGCGCCGGGTGCTGATCCCGCTGCCCGGCGGCCGCGGCCAGATCCCGCTGGAGGCGGTTGCGGA harbors:
- a CDS encoding efflux RND transporter permease subunit, with product MIRAIIRFSAENRYLVIAAVIVALGFAWWAMRTIPLDALPDLSDTQVIVYSRWDRSPDIVEDQVTYPITAGLLGAPRVKAVRGFSDFGYSFVYVIFEDGTDLYWARSRVLEYLATVTPQLPDGVQVELGPDATSVGWVFQYALVDTTGAHDLAELRSVQDWFLRYALRSVPGVAEVATVGGQVRQYQVTVDPNALAAQGLPLAAVLQAVREGNEEVGGRLVELSGREYMVRGRGYVKSTADIEQLVLRAEGGTPVRLKDVARVELGPEMRRGIAELDGQGDAVGGIVVMRAGENALAVIERVKTRLAELEPSLPPGVKVVTTYDRSELIGEAIDTVRDKLIEEIIIVSLVILVFLWHFPSSIVPILTIPVSVALAFIPLKLLGQNANLMSLAGIAISIGVLVDGAIIEVENAYNKIHRWLAAGRPGSFFRVRLEALQEVGPGVFFSLLVIAVAFMPVFLLVDQEGRLFRPLAFSKNLAMAIAAFLAITLDPALRMLFARIDPFTFRPRWLAWLATQLLVGKYEAEERHPVSRLLQRIYEGPCRFTVRHAKATIAVALLLVASTVPVYLKLGHEFMPPLWEGSLLYMPSAVQPGMSVTEAQKALQVQVRLIMSVPEVARVFGKAGRAGSATDPAPFTMMETTILLKPEREWRERPRWYSSWAPEWLAALLRPFWRDRITHEELTAELDAKLQLPGISNAWTMPIKARLDMLSTGIRTPVGIKILGPDLAEIERIAIAVERAVAELPGTRSAYAERVAGGFFLDFVLKREELARYGLSVADANELVMTAVGGENQSSTVEGRARYGINVRYARAYREDLSALRRVLIPLPGGRGQIPLEAVADVVLTQGPAMIRDENGLLAGYVYVDLDTARQDIGSYVAQAKRVVGAHVTLPPGYALTWSGQYENMLRVRERLQVILPLTLVLIFGLLYLNTRSTFKTALVMLAVPFSAIGAFWLLAALGYNLSIAVWVGLIALLGLDAETGVFMLLFLDLSHDEARRAGRLRHEADLVEAVIHGAVKRVRPKAMTVLATMIGLLPIMWSTGIGADVMKRIAAPMVGGLTTSFVLELLVYPAVYFLWRKRQLSA